A DNA window from Boseongicola sp. contains the following coding sequences:
- a CDS encoding DUF2924 domain-containing protein, which produces MQGDQALLEEGSLVNQSTPGPSNLRRRIEALVDLDNVALRTAWQNAWGSAAPKGARKRFLMLGIAWKWQAEVFGGFNRELARRLSALEAPKLVASINDRKPAIKATISSRPLPGTRILRDWQGARHEVHVTEKGYLWRGRTYGSLSAVAKAITGVSRNGPKFFGLRDEQMSG; this is translated from the coding sequence ATGCAGGGTGATCAAGCGTTGCTCGAAGAAGGATCGCTCGTTAATCAATCGACGCCCGGCCCATCAAACCTCCGCCGCCGCATCGAAGCTTTGGTCGATCTCGACAACGTCGCTCTGCGAACAGCTTGGCAAAACGCCTGGGGCAGTGCCGCCCCAAAGGGCGCGCGGAAACGGTTCCTGATGTTGGGGATTGCCTGGAAATGGCAGGCAGAAGTGTTTGGCGGATTTAACCGAGAGCTGGCGCGGCGCTTGTCGGCTTTGGAGGCGCCGAAACTTGTCGCATCGATCAACGATAGAAAGCCTGCGATCAAAGCCACAATTTCTTCTCGCCCCTTACCGGGCACGAGGATCCTGCGGGACTGGCAGGGCGCACGGCATGAAGTTCATGTGACCGAGAAAGGATATCTGTGGCGCGGAAGGACATACGGCTCGCTGTCTGCAGTCGCCAAAGCCATCACCGGTGTCAGTCGTAACGGCCCGAAGTTCTTTGGGTTGCGCGACGAACAGATGTCGGGTTGA